The following are from one region of the Salvia splendens isolate huo1 chromosome 2, SspV2, whole genome shotgun sequence genome:
- the LOC121790657 gene encoding protein FLX-like 1 codes for MKDALISVTESKDTAHSIAMAGRNQHRLTPAEIRLKEDRIAARSREIQTLLLDNQRLAASHVALKQDVLAAQQELRRLAATAASVKAERDAQVREVYDRSLKLEAESRSADALSAESNRVRAQIKDLRADRDQLSAKLKEVQDDIARTQPEQQEFSDLKADIEALRREVQKGRAAVEYERKMKATNFELGEAMEKHLMSMTREAEKLRAELAEKRAMAAGVGSGTSANPAPGYAVHQSFVEPGVGRNALPDQPAVHQGMNHVPGGPHGPNDMQR; via the exons ATGAAAGATGCTCTCATCTCAGTGACAGAGAGCAAAGATACTGCTCATTCAATTGCTATGGCGGGACGAAATCAGCACCGCCTGACTCCGGCCGAAATCCGTCTAAAGGAGGACCGTATCGCCGCCCGCAGCCGCGAGATCCAAACCCTCCTTCTCGACAATCAGCGCCTCGCCGCTTCCCATGTCGCGCTCAAGCAGGACGTCCTCGCCGCGCAGCAGGAGCTCCGCCGCctcgccgccaccgccgcctccgtcaAGGCCGAGAGGGACGCTCAGGTGCGAGAGGTCTACGATCGCTCCCTCAAATTGGAGGCCGAGTCTCGCTCCGCCGACGCCCTCTCCGCCGAATCGAACCGTGTTAGGGCTCAAATCAAGGACCTTAGGGCTGATCGCGACCAATTATCGGCCAAATTGAAGGAAGTCCAAGACGATATCGCGAGGACTCAACCCGAGCAGCAGGAATTCTCCGACCTCAAGGCTGACATTGAGGCATTGCGTAGAGAAGTGCAAAAAGGAAG GGCTGCTGTTGAATATGAAAGGAAGATGAAGGCCACCAACTTTGAACTAGGTGAAGCAATGGAGAAGCACCTGATGTCTATGACTCGTGAGGCAGAAAAATTGCGTGCTGAACTTGCAGAGAAGAGAGCTATGGCGGCCGGTGTAGGTTCAGGAACATCTGCCAACCCAG CTCCTGGATATGCCGTTCACCAGAGCTTTGTTGAACCTGGAGTTGGTAGAAATGCATTACCCGATCAGCCTGCTGTTCATCAG